Sequence from the Candidatus Tanganyikabacteria bacterium genome:
TCATCAGGCGACCTCCTCTGGAACGGCGTGTAATCTGCAATTCAACCGTTCCACCGGAGGTCGCTTTCGTCAAGCCACGGCCTCAACTTTGGGAGTTACACCCAAACCGTTCAGCCTCCGGGAACTGGTCGCCCGCATCAAGGCCCTGCTACGCCGCAGCAAGCCGGCCGAGGCCGACAAGGCGGTCAAGGTCTACCAGCACGGGGACCTGCTGATCAACCTGTCCGAGCACCGCGTGATGGTCGGCGAACGCGAAGTCGAACTGTCCCCCAAGGAGTTCAAGATCCTGGCCATGCTGATGGGCCAGCCGGGCCGGGTGTTCTCGCGCGAGGAATTGCTCGAGCAGGTCTGGGGCCTGGACTTCTACGGCGACACCAAGACCGTCGACGTCCACATCCGCTGGCTCCGCGAGAAGATCGAAGAGGATCCGTCCAACCCCAAGTACATCCAGACGGTCCGCGGCTTCGGCTATCGCCTTGGCACCTGAGCCCAGGAAGCCCACACGGCATTACCGCTCGGGCACCGTCATCTTCATGGAGGGTG
This genomic interval carries:
- a CDS encoding response regulator transcription factor gives rise to the protein HQATSSGTACNLQFNRSTGGRFRQATASTLGVTPKPFSLRELVARIKALLRRSKPAEADKAVKVYQHGDLLINLSEHRVMVGEREVELSPKEFKILAMLMGQPGRVFSREELLEQVWGLDFYGDTKTVDVHIRWLREKIEEDPSNPKYIQTVRGFGYRLGT